In Oryzias latipes chromosome 19, ASM223467v1, the genomic stretch CTCAAGCTGGAAGTGTAAGCCCTTTTCTGCCTTTAACCAGGTTTCTTATCTTgcaattattttgaaaggtaTTCTTCAATGGTTTGGTGATTCGCGTATAAGCTTCTGCTGTTCAAATGTATGATTGAGAGTTAGTGattaggatttgtgtttctATTGGATTCTTCTACTGTGTAATAACTGCAGTGGTTATtcacaaagtcaaagaaataGGTATCTGGGTCAATGTCTACGTCCATGATTgtgtatagttttttttcttgttagaGAGGTCTGTACATTTTCTATCAAAATTGATCCAGTTCTTCCATTTCTCTGATTGCGATGACTTGCCTGCTCAGGTGGGCCATTTAGTCTGATTAAAAATTTTGCAGTTTGTTGTCCACGtcgattgtattttttttcttttctgagaaACTGTGCTTTCCCCAAGATGTCAGTATTTTTCTTGGTTAGATGTTCAttcatgtaaacatttgttccTTTCAGTTTTCTTCCTTGCTTTAGGAGAGCAATTTTAATTCTTTCTATTTGAAAATCAATGAGTGACTTTGCTTAAATGGTCAGCAAACGTGCCTGACTGAACccaacagaaaatatttcatctgctgtaaagaaaaagatgagCAATTCCAGATCCAACAATCCAGATGACCTGAAGGTCGCTAAGAAAAGAACCTGGGCTTGCACTACACCTATGCAGTGCCACAGCCTAATAGCCTCCATGCATTAGATTCATGCAAAAGGAAGCTCAACCAAGTATTCAATGCAAAGAAATGAACATAGTTTTTGAGATTTGTGCtgaaaaattatatatatttttattaatttagggTAGGATAATGATTTTCAGATGCAGAAGATTTTAGGTTTTCATCATCTTAAGAGGATTATCATCAAAACTGCAAGAAATAAAAGCTTATGCTAATGTGGaagttttatttctgaaaataaaactcaaaactttttttttagaatttccaATTTGTTTGCTCCATTTCGTATCTGCATATGAACAAAACGACTTACAGAGATGTCGGTGTACAGCGACTTTCCGTATGCCTTCAGGTATTCCTGCCGGATGTCTAGCATGTCCACCTCAGAGCGGGATACCATCACGCGGATCAGGGTTCTGTCCTTGGTCCCTGCGCCCTACAAATACAATCGAACCCATTCATGATGCCGAGCAGCAAACATTGAAAATTGCCAATCAGGAAAGACGCTTCAGAACATTTCCTTTGTACCTTCATGGCCTTGCGGAGCCTTTCAGCAAAGTAGGCTGGTGTGTTCTTGATGCATTTCACTAAAAGAGTTGAGAAAGGTTCAATCTATAACAATAGATAACTAGAATTCAATAAAGCTAAATCGAGCTTTGGTACCAAGACAATTGCCtctttgtgggatcaataaagttttattctattctcTTTGGGGAAAAAGATGggcaaaaaatggagaaaaatcatttaaagcAGAACTTTTAAAAGCATAAGTTTTACATTCAACAAATTTAAAGTTAACTTTACTCATCGAAATAGTCTGAGCTTTAGAAAGAGTTCTTTGATGACTTACCAACAGCCACCATGCCGTCCTCCAGATTTCCAGATGTTTCTCTGCAGATACTTTTCTCAATTTCCTTCCCACACATCTGCTGGTATTCATGAAAAACtgatgcagaaaacaaaaacaaaaacccacaaaccAGGTGTTTACAATCCCTGTTCTTAAATGAGTAAATCAACATATTTAGCAACGGTGTGTAGAAATGACACACCTGCCCGCAGGTGCGGCTTGCTGCGGGCGCACAGGATGGCATTAAACTGGGACTCATCAGTTCCCACTTTATTTTCCCCAGCCGCGTACAGTTTCTGAGACAGAACAAATGGGAGTTTTTAAGCAACAGGCTGAAACATTTCCCTTCTGTTTTTGACATGGACATTTGACACGGGGGCAGATTCAAATGAGTACCTGAGCGTCCTGCTTGGCTAAAGAAATGTCAACGGTCTCGCGTTCGTCGCGGTTTCCctgaaatgatcaaataaaaaaatgcaaacatgtcAGAGAAGGATTTAATCAACAATGCATGCTACAAATGATCCAGAAGATTTAGAAGGAATACCTGACAAAGAGAAACCAGGAGTCTACGGAAGTGACCAGAGGTGTCGCTGCTGATGGAGTCCTCCAGGGTCTTTCCATATTCTGCCAAAGTGATGGATGAATTCAAACTAGTTTGCATgatatttgcatttgttttagcTGGTTTCTTCCCAAATTTTCTCTGTCAGTACTATTCTACACAAAGCTATAgaacacatgtgtcaaactcaaggcccacgggccaaatgtggcccgccatggcATTTTttgtggcccgcaagagcataaaagtttttaatttcttggagtaaaaaataaaaaaattgtgtatttattcatatctaggagGAATCAtccttgaaatatcggattgggcaactatacattaggaatTAAATACTGTCACTATGATCCAACCTGTCAGAATCAATCATAGAAAGGATTTaagctagagtaacaagcaaacatttgttttctatccAACTAtaattgttactttaaaaagttataataaataaataatgagttgtTTACACATTAAgaagtagttacatttatttttcattacatttagttacatgaataaattatatctggccctttgaggacagccgctatgctgatgtggtcctcgtgaaaatgagtttgacacccctgtcaTATATGATAATACAGGGTTTTCTGACAGAAGTAAGCAATTGAAGAcatgtctttcaaaataaaagcttctttgattaattctttaaattaaattaattcttGAATTAATGCTTGTTAAAGAGGCAACTGAAAAGACTTACCAGCTTTGTAGACTTTGTTGATCTCAATAATTTCCGCATTGGAACGTGAGGACAAAATCTCAATCAAACAAGCTTCATCAGTTCCTGCAccctgaaaataaagaaataaaggcaTTTAAAGGCATTCAAGTCAATTTGTAATGTACATATTTATACTTTGTTTGGCTTTGACTCTGACAAATGTGAGTTAACGCCAATTCATTCCAATTTCCAAACCTTTATAGCTTCTCTGAGTTCAGATGCATCAAACTGAGTGGGAGTCTTAAGCATGGCAACAACCAAGTCCTCAAAGTTTCCAGTGAGCTCAGACTTCAGATCACGGAATAAATcctaggaaaaaacaaacaattccaTGTAAAGTGCAgcacggaaaaaaaaaatcaaatacaactgaaactgtaaaaaacacaaaacaaatcaagAGTATTGTGCTCACCTTCCCGTAGGTGGTTTTGTAGGCTGCTACCAGCGGAACCCTCTGCTTGTTGGTACGATTTCCCAAAAGTTCAATGATTGCTTTTTCATCAGTTCCTGTTCCGTTTTCAAAATCAtagtgttttattaaaaaaaagttgaactgATTGTCAGAGTAAATTATAACTGTGGTCATATGACAACATTTCACTCACCAAAACCCTTCATCGCCTTTCTGAGTACCTCCACATCCCTCAGTGGGTCAGCGCCTGGAAAATCTTTGATGGAGCCCCTGTATCCTTTCTAtttgaaattaaacattttcttttttcatcttattGTTGGATGACcaatttgaaacaaactttaacaaaaaaaagaaaagtatcttACAGGAATGGCTGGTGCCTGAGGGTTGGCTGGAACTCCACCTGGTGAGGGCCCAGGATAACCTGGCATGGGCTTGCCTGGGGGAGGGCCCCCTGGATATCCCTGCTGAGGTCCTCCTGGCTACAGACAAAAGACAGCCGTTAGCACTTGATACAAGGTGGTGAACTTCCTGTGGAATAAATGAGGTAAAGCTGGTGTAGATAAGAAGATTTTCCACAAACAAGATATTTAGTTTGAGGAGGTCCATATGTCTGTATTGAGTCTTTACTTAGCATGTTAAGAGGAATCTATTTACCATGCCAGAGCCACCTGGTGCTGCACCCCAGCCTCCACCTGGAAAGCAAATATTGGTATCTACACCACATGTCTCTCCATTCACAGTGTTTACACATGCTTTagtttt encodes the following:
- the anxa11 gene encoding annexin max4 produces the protein MSYPGYPPQSGGYPPQAGGYPPQAGGYPPQAGGYPPQAGGYPPQAGGYPPQAGGYPPQAGGYPPAAGGYPPAAGGYPSAGGYPPQAGGYPPAAGGYPPAAGGFPPQAGGYPAPSGGFPPQAGGFPQPGAGGYPSMPPAGGGWGAAPGGSGMPGGPQQGYPGGPPPGKPMPGYPGPSPGGVPANPQAPAIPKGYRGSIKDFPGADPLRDVEVLRKAMKGFGTDEKAIIELLGNRTNKQRVPLVAAYKTTYGKDLFRDLKSELTGNFEDLVVAMLKTPTQFDASELREAIKGAGTDEACLIEILSSRSNAEIIEINKVYKAEYGKTLEDSISSDTSGHFRRLLVSLCQGNRDERETVDISLAKQDAQKLYAAGENKVGTDESQFNAILCARSKPHLRAVFHEYQQMCGKEIEKSICRETSGNLEDGMVAVVKCIKNTPAYFAERLRKAMKGAGTKDRTLIRVMVSRSEVDMLDIRQEYLKAYGKSLYTDISGDTSGDYKNLLLKLCGSSD